Genomic window (Magnolia sinica isolate HGM2019 chromosome 6, MsV1, whole genome shotgun sequence):
AATTGAGGAACATTTATTGAATGGTTATAAATAAAATATCTAATACTCTTATTTTAACAGGTGTaagtggttaggattgttcaactaataTGATTTTGCCATTGTGACCAGTAATTTGTTTAATTTATATGAGATATACACTTTCTAAGCTCCTCTGTATCAAGCATTATACATAGCCAAAGCCAAAGTATCACCTGGAGTCGTAAAAAAGATCCTCTGAACTTCAGCTGTAGTTATATGGTATGTGTTACAACATTGAACCTAATTTAGTGAGGCCCGGGAACGTGTCACTGTTAGAGATAGCACAATGCAAGATGGATGTAGATTGAGAACTATCATCACTATGATTTATGAGTACTTTATCCATGCATTCATCCACTCTGTGATGTAATCCAAAAtataaggtagatccaaggctcaaggggaccacatagtgaaaattgaatgctcaccgttaaatTTTTCTTGAGAGTaatagaagttttggttcaagcctttgtttatgttttccctttatccggGTTCATGTGacctgaacatgttggatggctaaTGAACAACAAGGTAAGCCCTTgcaattttcaacggttgacgtTATTATCACCACGGCTTCgagtggagtggtccacttgggccATGGATCGACCTATTTTttagcttatatcctaaaataatatctatttcagacaaaatggatggatggtgtggataaaacccatacactaCGGTGGGCCCCTTGAGCGTATTGCCAGCTCGGCCCAGGTGTCCACACAAAATATGTTTGTTAGATTGGCTCTGTCGAACTGCTCGTCGGTTGGACGAATGCAAGCTCTCCACGTGTCAGGGTTTTTACCGAACTTCTGTCTCCTTGACCTCACGGAATCTTGTAGTCTAGCTTACCTGTAAAGTAAGTAAAGGACCTTCCGATCCAACGGCACGGATGCACTCTAGTGCCCCTTTCAATTCTTGCGTTATTTTGTCCGTCCGTCGGCGGATGGACTATGTTCCAGAAATGTGCGAGATTAGAAAGACCAATCTTCAGGCATTTTTCAGTTCAACGCGGACCCTTATATTTTCTTATTAACCGTCCATCAAAACGAAGATTATTTTATCCAGAATTTCTTGGAACAAATTTATCTACGGTGGAAAGTGACAGATCTATGGTCCGGATTATCAAACCACGGACCCCACTAGTCAGGATAGAAAACCCACGTATACAATATAAAGCGTGATCGCGTGTCATGCGAAGATACCTTCGTGATCATCCATCGAAAATCGGATTCCCttttaggacgcggattgcgtcctacccacgcccggacagtaatccgtccgggcagggctatgtggggcccaccgtgatgtaagtgttttatccacaccgttcatcgtttttattgtatcattttaatttattggataaaaaatgaggcaggtacaggcttaagtggatcacaaagtttggattgaacgtccataattaaaaacttcttgggagctggagaagcttcggatcaagatgatatttgttttttaacttaatccacgtctacatgaccttatgaatcggttggatggtaaaaaacatcacggtggccctcagaaaggtttcaacggtgggtgtcattatcactgcaggttcctttggtgtggtccactggagctttttACCTGCTTCATTCTTATGATAACAGttcaaaatgatctgataaaaacgatgaatggagtggataaaacacttacgccacggtggaccccaaatatccctgcccggacggattactgtccgggccgGGGTAGGACGCCATCCGCGTCGTCCTTTTAGTCTATCAAGAAAATATCTCAAGATCACGTGCTCCAGCCACAGATATTTCCAGCTGCGTGCGGGAAGTAAAGTAGTAATTGACGAAACTGCTCCTATATAGAACCGGAAATTCTGAAAACcaccaaacctctctctctctctctctctctctctctgcatggaTTTGCTGGAGATGGGTGATTTCAATGGGTTTTGGACTAACGAGAAGCACATATCCTTTCTTAACCGGATAGAAGCTTCCTTCGTTAGAAAGATGCTTGAAAATGAAGACGATTGCTTGCTAACGTACGCCCATGGTGCTCTTCCTTCTCATCGTCATGATTATGATCATCATCACCGTCCTCGCCTCGACCGTTATCTCCCTGACAGTGCTGAGTCGACCCTTGATTTCGAAGAAGGAAATAACAGAGGGAAAACCCGAGTAATCGATGGTAAGATTTTTCGCTCATTCCATCAGTCTAGCTACCTTGCGCGCCCTTTAGATCGCGGGCATGTTAGTTGAATCCCTCTTTTCCGGCCGAAAGAATCGTTATAAATCGAAGAAAATTACCAAAGTGCCCTTGAATGTTCATGACTCGTTGTTTATGTTGGCGGGTTGAaatggttttctttttttttctttttccctttattctcatttttttatttttgatgttCATTTTTAGAAATTGTGGGAAGATCCGGCACGTGCGATGTTAGGGAGGATGGCGAGAAGACGAGGAAAGGGTCTTATCGTCCGTACAATGCATCCCAAGATCAGGTTGGTTGCGCCCTAACGAATGTTATAGAAAACGAACCATGCTAACTTGCACAGGTATGCGCATGTACGCTGCTGCGAATGGCAGACTACCCCATCTCAATTTCATGTCTCCTTCTCTACGATCTACCTCTGGAAAATTGGATAGATGGAGCATGCATTGTAGGGTGCAGTCGTGCTCTTCAgtactagtggggcccatggatctACGTGATCTAGTtgtttgatctgatgggccccaaaaTCGACTggtggaaaaataaaataaaattggaccAACGGTCCTTATAGTAGGCCAAAGATAAGAGGATTAGCAGCATCGCCTAATATTGGTATTGATGGGGCATCTTCCATCCACGGTGGGTCCAATCtgattgatggtctggatcaccgaatCACGAGCCTCACGGAAATTGAACACTCCCACGGCCTAGATGCGCCACtcttttttaaaagaaagaaatacgCAGAAGTTTCGTTTGTATGTTGTAGTGGTGGTATGTGGTTAGGACAAGACGAGTGGGATATGTACATGCAAATCCAGCCATCCAAATTGCAGAGCATGTGGAATGAAACGTATCCAGGAAATTACACGTGTTGAGAGCTACCAATCATAGCCATCAATTGAGAACTACCAAATGACGGTTAGAAATGGAATGGTCAGGTCGGGATGCGAAATcggacggttaagatcatccaatcagtgcccAATTCAGATCTTTGCTCCATCCATGATCGGGCCATCATGCATGAAACGGCAGCTTAAAAGATGGTGGTGAAATATCACCGTATATACTTGAAATGGGTGTCACTATTTCGAACTGGGAATGATCCTATTGGGTATAAATGGTGAAGAATCTTCAGCCGTCTGATCAAGATCTGAAGGTGATAGCAGATGACCTCACTTTTGACTTTTTGGAGGGTGCTACATCAAATGTGCGATAGCTACGGACGCGGATtacgttatatccacaccgtccaaccattttgccatatcattttaggatacaaagcccaaaaatgagccagatcgaattttcaagtggaccacaccacaagaatcagtggtgataatgacacccacaaagtttcaacggtaggtgtttaatccccaccgtATGGttcccttgagctttggatgtgcctgatGTTTTTTGGCCTGTACCCTAAAATGctatggaaaaaatgatggacggtgtggataaaacccatagatCCCAATCGTCCGATGGCCACAACGCATCAAGTTGTGGGAACTCATCCACGAGGTGTCATGTATCCTCAATCCTGACCGTCAAAATTGGTGGCTTATTGTAGATGGAACACCTGAAAATCACTATGatcgaatttggaccgttgagCACTTTTAACCGTCATTTATATGGATTccaatcggatggttaggatcattccaaTCGaggtgatttttgggccacactCTATCCACCATGAATCTTATgttttggacggtatggatgtaagcGTCAACAATTCAGGAGGTGGTGGGATCGAGTGGGCCCCTTACACAAACACCTAAGTTGGTGTCAGCACCGGAtgtgccttttttcttttttgttcttttcatgTAAACATCACAACTACAAATATCTGCTTGGATCTTTTGTTAAAGCCagttctctttattttctttcggATTGCGTCTATCTTCAGGTGGTCCCGCAGCTAGCGCACTTGAAAACCGACAGGGATGAGGAAAGAGGCGTACTTGAAATCGCTGTCCCGAGAGCTACTGAACGGGATTGAAGGTGGGGGTACATTTGCTTTTTCCATGCAGCTTGTCGTACACGGATGCGTTAGTTCTACGAGTGGGCGGATTGGATTAATGTTAGCTCAGATATTTATTTCTTTTCGAGTTTTGGGTTTGTTGTAAATGGttgtttttataaaaaataaaaaataaaaattcgtgGAAATGATTTAGTGGATGAGTGTACTGTAACATTAAATTCTCTCCTATATGAAACTAATAGTTTTGGACAATTTTGCCCTTGCTATTAGTTTTGTGAGAGTTTCAAACTTTGACAATTAAAATTACATGAAAAGGTTTCCAACATAAGTCAGGGGTATTTACGGCATTTGAAAATTGTGCGGATTTACGGCTGATGGCTCGGATTTTACCCAACATTTATGGATGAAAGATGAGGTTTTACTGGTTGCAGGTGGCGTTTTGCTTCCATGGGAGTCGAGTTTTGCTTCTACGAGAGTAGCCCGGCCAACCCTCTTTGTGCATGGCCCGCAGCATGCTGATGACCACGCAAAATCTACTTTGCATATCAGCTATAAAACTAGAGCGTGACACAGAATTAGAAAAGATATGGATGGCTCGCTTAGCGTGTTCTCTCTCTGTGCAATTTGCATCTTTTTCAAAACCATGAATTTGAAAAAGATATGGCGGGCCTGTTTTGGAGCGTCGATTTAGAACCCTTCAATTCGGAACCCTCCGAATTTGAGCTCTCCTccggttgtgtttggcacccggAATTTAGAATTCCCTCTAATTCAAAAGTAGATAAGAATAATACGATAAATGCTCACCTTCTTGCGTGtgtacctttgcacatgtgttttAGGtggaatctgaacagtccaccTGATGCGCCACCAAAACTCTATAGGCTTAATTtttagtctgatccaaaactctagtgggtcatataaaagagaaatgtaaatcatgtttccttttgccGTGGCTCACCGGAGTTTTATATTAACCGAAAGCTGGGCTTGTGAGGTTTTAAAGGATGCTACATTACATTGACTGTTCAGATTCTATGCCTAAGACGTGTGTGAAGGTATGACGGGTGCTCATGTaaggtgtgtaggtgagcattcctcaaGATAATATATTTattggggtttgaatttaattaataaatcaattttaatatctctaaccgGTGTACATACTTAATATTTAAGACAATGGTTGTAACAAGTtggttgaaatatatactttgcttgaaaatgatggaACTCCATGTATCAGATGGGTCACAAGCTCACATCTGAGTGATTAAttaatgatttttaaccgttgatttacatggataatgtttggacagtgcagatcatcatattaaattaattataaagatgcaattgataatctaattgttttgggacatcattcGTAGGTCATGTGCCTAATAAATTAATAGTCTAATGACACACGTGTTACACATGCAACCTCCCCCTCCCCCATCAATGGTGCCAGACTACCCTGATTTTCTTATTCTCTCCGCATTTAGCCCACACTTTTTCTCACATTTCTTTTTTACCTTTTCTTTTTAACTTatcaaattttagagttttttttttttttttttaaaaaaaattattttaaatatattccACAGTTTGCTAAAATACCCAACACATTACAGTATAAGTTATTTGTTAGAGCCAAATTAGCAAGGGCTTTTATTTCACCTCCATCCACTGTACAAATTAAGACGAATCATGTTCCCCTCGAAAATGCAACACCATAACTATTAGATGTAATCTAACGAAAATCAACCTAAGAGAACGGCCATCAATGGGTTAGGTTTGGGTCTTGCTAGGTCCGGGTCTCATTCTTAAAATCTTAGATCCAATCCAATCAAGTTCTTGTACTCGTGGCAATGGATTAGGCTTGTACCTAAATTTTGAATTGCTCAAGCTGGGCGTATTCAAAACTCTGTTTTTGCCAGGGCTAGGCCTGTCCATAAGGTTTTTGGATCTAAGTTTTGAGTTGTTTTTATATGGTCAAGCCCATTAAATGGATGGATTATGTTGCATACACATTGCCACCTTGACACTTGTGTTGTTGTGTAAATGGGAGAGTGGCTAAGGAAACATCATTCTTATGCTAAaataatcatttttttaaaactatttggATGTGAATAGGATGCAAGTTGGCCCCACCAAGCTTGATTTTAACTGCTGGAGTGTAATTCACATAATCATCATGTTGAGCCTTAAAAATTAAGGCTGGACATgttttatttggtgtggcccacctaaatcaaaaGTCAACTTGATTTTTTGGATCTGAGCCTACACGGGGagtacacatctaatggtcggattagATTTCTCATACACATTACGGTAGGCATTGCCAAAATCAAGCCTGGCTTTCCCTCTCCAACTATCGAaattattatgaaaaaaaaaaaatagaatagcaGGGGATGCAACTTTTGATTTTGACGAGGGCCACGATGAcgttatgtaagatccactcctaTCATTAAATATTTAATCTCATAGTAGGCCCGGATAAAAAATTTCAGGGTGACTTGTGATTTTGGTAGGCCACACGGAAAGAAACATTTGGGAGAAAGATGTTAAACTGTTGATTTTTACGGGGCCAgcatgataattatataaaatctacttCGATCATTAAGATTCCACACAAACATTTAGGTCTATTGACCAAAAATCATACTCAGTTGTTGTAAAAACCCATTTTTTGTGGGAATCAATCCCATCGTctgcttgtgtgtggcccacctgagttttggattagcctcatttttggcctcatgtacCCTCATGGGCAGGCTAAGATGATGGATAGAGAGGATTAATAACATCATTAGTGGGACTCAccacagctttttttttttttttttttcttttaaagaatgAATCATCTCTGGTGATGTGGGGAAGCACATCACCGCCGACCAACccactctcttccttcttccttctctttcatATGGTAATGGGCACCGAACCCTCTCACCAATCGAAACTGTTCACATTCCCCACTCTTCCATTTCATTACTCacctccttaaaaaaaaaaaaaaatttaaagagagagagagagagagagagagagagagagagactggagTAGGGCCGGATCATCAGATTTTTTTTAAGGTAGGTCATCTTAACTTGAAGTTTAACATTTTCAGTTAAttgttttgttattttatttcaaaattttaatagtaatattgcttaaattaattattatgtgattaatctttttatttaaaatttatttaattatttagtttaattgttaaaattttgaaatatacctTAAAACAATTGTTGAATtaaatcagtttgattcatagttaaattttaatttaatatttaaattattgaaagtatattttgattaaaaaattcaatattaaatctaaacttttagaaattaataatttaaataaattttgttatTAAAACAATCAAGTTCATCAGCTttggaatttatttaataaattagatcataatttgattgatttaaatctaaagttaaatttaaatattaattaattcttaaattgtaaaaatactttatttgtataatttattaaattttaatttaccatCAGAatgatataatattttatatatatatatatatatatatatatatatatatatatatatatatatatatatatatatattgttaagtttatgtggtaattaaaataaaatttaaattttagaatatagtgaataaaaataataattaaatataaattaattcTTAATTGATAAAAATACTTTATTtgtataatttattaaattttaatttaatatcataactaaatatatatatatatatatatatatatatatatatatatatatatatatatatatatatatatatatatatatatatatttgttaatttatgttaaaataaaattaaaattttagaatttagtgaataaaaataataaataaatataaattaattcttaaattgtaaaaatactttatttttgttaagtttatgtgataattaaaataaatttaaattttagaatttagtgaataaaaataataaatatttttatgctaatatttaatattatttaagtaaaaaaaattcttatttaattaaagttagaatttaaaataaaatttcttatacattatTAAATCAGTAATTTCTAAATTTAAtgatagtaaaaataatattttatttaaatattttagttattaaagttttaacaaaattatatttagaattattaattagaaataaaaatttatattgttaatATTTTCAATTGCGAAACAATGATTCATCTTACATGCATGTCTAGCATTCATCGAACATTGATtttaatatgttggatgtaaTGTAAATAAATAGGACGATCATATCCCTTGGGTGTAAGACCTTAAAGCTAACAAGTAGGGCGATTGTATCCCTTTGGTGAAAGACCATACAacccactggatcctttggagtcttCTTTATATACggtgtatgagtacaattgtatgcacggacatacgtcagaggtacaactggagtagtagtctgaccagctaatgtaTAAATGGGTCCATCACCACGAGGTACCGATGCGTGGGCGTTATTATAACGTGGTCATCCATTTGGGTACGGTGTTATATgaaatgaaatatatattttatgaGAATTATGGAAAGTCTCACATGCATCATGATTTTACAATTCTATTGCTTAAATTCATGTTCTTTTGTTATTTGTATTATATTTTTCTCCattatttataaaaatttgatataatctgaacatgttaaatttcGAATAAGAAATGACCCTACTGGGCTATTATGCTTACCCTACTACAAAAATGCACAGGTGTAGAGCTGGAATACTACGAGCAAGTGGGCCTTtgctattagttttatttttctaaaaaattagatTTAGTTAAATTCAATTCAgtttttgttatttaggttttagtttatattacaaatttcgatgtagaaaaaACAAACTATAaagagagttgaatttaataaacatttcaccagtattttctttttagatgacattgaatatctattaaatttagagctgggcatttcatacctgaaccagtggatccgacccgattcgaacagaaccgatggtcaggatCGGTTAGGATCGGGTAACATAATCTAGATCCGAATTTTTTTCAGGTCGAATCCGAATAGGCCCTGTTCCGAATCGACCCGATCCGGAATCCGATTCGATTGGATTTGATTCGGACCAACCCGATCCAGACCGTCTGTATTTAAAATGGATTTTGAAACGGGTTCCAGCTATTTACCTTTGTAGTGGTATACAAGAAGCTTTTGCTTTCAATCGTGCGATTAACTTGGGTGTGAAATGGAAGAACTGATCGTGGAGAAGCAGACGGAAACTGTCTCTGTGAACTCATGTAGGTTAGAAAATGAAGTGAGACAGGAGATAGTTCAACCATTAAACGATCATGGTTGCCGCACGTGGCATACAAAGAGGGGAGGAGGCTAGAAGAACAGCTCAGATGTCGCACGTGTGACGGAGGAGTGAAGTAGGCAGAGAGTACCTACTCAAGCTATTAATGCAGGCAACTCTTCGTCATAAAGAGTGTACTTGTCCTGATGGCCTCCAAatccatggacgcggattgcgtcctacccctgcacATCTCCGCCCCGAACGGGCAATTCTGTGGGTGGGCCGACcgttatgtatctgtttatccaagccgtccatcccttttctcttataattttaaggcatggatacaaaaatgaggcagatcctacgATTAAGTTGACCACGCCAAATAATAAGCTCAGTTGCATTAAACGCACAGGGCATTAAATGACAGTTGCATTAAACGCAAGAGtaatctttggtgtggtccacttaagcattgaatGTGCCTCGTTTTTACAtttaggccttaaaatgataacagaaaaaggatggacggcttggataaacggatgcatcatgatgggctcaactagagacgggcgggggtaggacgtaatccgcaTCCTAAATCCATGCATTAAATGACGTACAGGTGTAATCTCATTACGAGATCTCTTCTGCAACTTCACCCGTTTCTCTCTCCCTAACATCCGCCCTTTTTATATTGCTTTTGAGAAAGGAtttcatactctggcagtgtgatggatgatgataTGCAGGCgcttaaaaattacttaaatatTATATACGTGGCATactataattcaaattaaaccgtccaaattatgtctCATATCTTAGATGCATTATGAACCAATAACTATACTTATTTGATTACCTGacttttagattggttggaattttattggacgattaaaaatgaaaatatccaacggtcttattttaagaagcaagtgtccacgaatcagaggttatgaTTGTTCAGCCAATCTTATTTTTGACAtgtaacttagaaaattttgagttAATAGATGCGACGTGTATCATTTTCCAAGTGCATACGTATCAAGTGTCATCAGCAGCCAGAGTATTTCAAATAACtctcatctctttttctttttcttcttttcaaatgGCTATTCTCTTCCTTTTCCGAAACTAAGAGAATCTGAAAAAATCTTTAGAGGTATGTATTCCCTTTTCTATTAGAAATCTATATTCTTTTGTAATGGAATTTTGCATTTCCTGTTTTCAATTCCATCTCTGTTTACTGCTTTCAATTGTATCTCTGCATTTTCTCTTTCGTTGTAGAACTCTTTCTTCTTGGATTTGCAATATCcccagtagttttttttttctgcttTTACGAATTGAAATGTCAAATATTTTGTAGATTTCTAGAGGTTTCTGGAATTGTCGGTCATACGAGGAGAAAAatgatcttttctttttaatcagAGGATATAAACATTACTTCCAAACAGATGGAAAGATCAGATCTTGCATAAGTGTTATCAGTTGGCACGTGTGATTCGtgtggaacaaaaaaaaaaaaaaaaacatgttgaaAATTCTCTAGTTTTTCTACTTCAAACTTTTGGTTTGGAGTTAAGAAACTTTTTCTTCACGCGTCGATCGCCTATTACTTCTTTTGTCAATTTTCTCTTGAAATCTGGGTAGATCCAAACAATactcaatctgatccgactcagtttccctgcccgagtcggactcggatcggatcaggccaTGTACATTTCGGATCTGTTCGAGTCAGGCGACCcgaactcggtcccggatcgaatcgagttcgagtcAACCCATTGAGATTTCGGATAGGATCGatttggacccaatccgatccgactcgatctaATGCCTAACTCTAATTAAATTTGATTGAGTAATGTGGATTATAATAAATATCAATATATTAAAACTCATGAATCTAGAATTTGGGTCTCGAATACCCTATTTGGGTACCCAAATGTTGGGGCatgacaagttggtatcaaagccaggtttAGATTAAAAACTATGGACCTGGGGTTGTCTTTCAAATTATTGACCCAAATATAAATTCATTTGCTTTTATGATAGAAAAACTAGAAATATAAACATCTATGTTGACATAAAATATGGTTTTATTTAGACTTTACATTGATCTAACAACCCAAATCTGGACCTTAAagaatttttaataatttttagcaTACTGCGGTAAATTGGACAGCAATTGTAAGTAGAAAGaacttaaatttcaaaaatcataaCTAATTAATTACAACTCCGTTTAAGGCGATTCAAAATCCCAGTCGTATATTAACAAGTGTAGTTTtagtaaaaaataattcaaaaatgtAAATTTAGGTTTATTCTATACCAATGTTAGGTTATGTGTATACTAGTCAGAAATCAATTGTTTCTGGGCAGACCTAATTATctgaatttaaaattttctgtagACTTTATATTAggctgaaattttatagaattatagTAAACTCATAGAAGTATCCTCataaaaatttttagatcaatcgaACACTTTTACGTACTAGAAACATTAACAAGAATAATATCCTAAAAGTCTGAATTTTCGGCCCTACAACCTTGATACATATCACTACTTGAATATTCTTAACATTTATGTATAAGTCTTTGGACTATTTAATCTTTCTTGCAATCCAATAAATTTTTCATTCTCCTAAAGACCTTAAATAGTATGTACTCCCTTAATGATACttagatttcaatttagttaCTACAATCTACCTTAGTTGTCACATACTAAAGCTTACATATTTAATCAATCGTAGATTATGGTGAATCACAACACTGATGTCGGAGCCTCATTAGGAGCTTCTGGTCTTGATGCCACTGAAAACAGGTCACTTATGGGTGAAATTATTAGAGCCATAAGAGATCTTATGGCTCTTGTAAGTTATCAGATAAGACAAACTCAAGCGCAAGGTCAAACTCAAACTGTTCACGTAGTTAACGAAGGGATGAGAAATTTATTGGAAAGGTTCAAAAGACAGAGACCACTTGTATTTAAGGGTGGGCCTGATCTATCTGAGGTCGAAGT
Coding sequences:
- the LOC131248540 gene encoding uncharacterized protein LOC131248540 is translated as MDLLEMGDFNGFWTNEKHISFLNRIEASFVRKMLENEDDCLLTYAHGALPSHRHDYDHHHRPRLDRYLPDSAESTLDFEEGNNRGKTRVIDEIVGRSGTCDVREDGEKTRKGSYRPYNASQDQVVPQLAHLKTDRDEERGVLEIAVPRATERD